A DNA window from Clostridia bacterium contains the following coding sequences:
- a CDS encoding TetR/AcrR family transcriptional regulator produces MANDTTNKILEAAFEIVAQNKISGTRMHLIAKEAGMVQSNLHYYYPTKHDLMIALLDSIQERFTQKRMSSVDLEEKSFVENLQGLFYEKKDDIRNHKKIDYVQFDFWVQGTVNSEIREKFKDAFDIWIKNIIEVLKKDPDFEENKSADYRMLPYLIVSIMMGASMQYLIDEEKFDLDDYFTAAEKMILNFLK; encoded by the coding sequence ATGGCTAATGATACTACAAATAAAATCTTGGAAGCAGCGTTTGAAATAGTAGCTCAAAATAAGATAAGTGGTACAAGAATGCATCTTATAGCTAAAGAGGCAGGTATGGTACAATCCAACCTACATTACTATTACCCAACTAAACATGATCTTATGATTGCTCTGCTGGACAGCATCCAAGAGAGGTTTACTCAGAAAAGGATGAGCTCGGTAGATTTGGAGGAAAAGTCATTTGTCGAAAATCTTCAAGGGCTTTTTTATGAAAAAAAAGATGACATACGCAACCATAAGAAAATTGACTATGTGCAGTTTGACTTCTGGGTGCAGGGAACTGTGAACTCCGAAATAAGGGAAAAGTTTAAAGATGCTTTTGACATTTGGATAAAAAACATAATTGAGGTTCTAAAGAAAGATCCAGATTTTGAAGAGAATAAATCCGCAGATTACAGGATGCTTCCATATTTGATAGTTTCCATTATGATGGGTGCATCAATGCAATATCTCATAGATGAAGAGAAATTCGATCTGGATGACTATTTTACAGCAGCAGAAAAAATGATACTGAATTTCCTAAAATAA
- the ygeW gene encoding knotted carbamoyltransferase YgeW produces MEEIRKLIRQFEKLDSKDMYNNDFLLTWEKTDDEIHAVFQAADILRKMRENNISSKIFDSGLAVSLFRDNSTRTRFSFSSACNLLGLTVQDLDEGKSQVAHGETVRETANMISFMADIIGIRDDMYIGKGNTYMREVSKAVKTGHEDGVLEQRPTLVNLQCDIDHPTQSMADTLHLINHFGGVEKLKGKKVAMTWAYSPSYGKPLSVPQGIIGLMTRLGMDVTLAHPAGYELLSDVEDVARANAAKCGGKFVKTNSMKEAFENADIVYPKSWAPYAAMEKRTALYGDGKFDEIKALEKELLIQNANHKDWECTEDMMKLTKGGKALYMHCLPADISGVSCKEGEVAASVFDRYRTPLYKEASYKPYIIAAMIFLSKVKNTPETFNQLLNSSASRFFGK; encoded by the coding sequence ATGGAAGAAATAAGAAAGCTTATTAGACAATTTGAGAAGCTCGACAGCAAGGATATGTACAACAATGATTTTTTATTGACATGGGAAAAAACTGATGATGAGATTCATGCAGTATTTCAAGCAGCAGATATACTCCGAAAAATGAGAGAGAACAACATATCTTCCAAAATATTCGACAGCGGGCTTGCAGTATCGTTGTTCAGAGACAATTCAACAAGAACAAGGTTCAGCTTTAGCAGTGCCTGCAATCTATTAGGTCTGACAGTACAGGACCTGGATGAAGGAAAATCTCAGGTAGCCCACGGTGAAACAGTGCGTGAAACTGCAAATATGATTTCCTTTATGGCTGATATAATCGGTATCCGTGATGACATGTATATCGGCAAAGGCAATACATACATGAGAGAGGTTTCTAAAGCTGTAAAGACCGGGCATGAAGATGGGGTCCTTGAGCAGAGACCAACCTTGGTTAATCTGCAGTGTGATATAGATCATCCTACACAGAGCATGGCTGATACGCTTCATCTGATCAACCATTTTGGAGGCGTGGAAAAACTTAAAGGCAAGAAAGTTGCTATGACTTGGGCTTATTCACCTTCTTATGGCAAGCCTTTGTCAGTACCACAGGGAATAATCGGGCTGATGACAAGACTGGGAATGGATGTGACTTTAGCTCATCCGGCCGGCTATGAACTTCTGTCTGATGTAGAAGATGTAGCAAGAGCAAATGCAGCAAAATGCGGCGGAAAGTTTGTAAAAACCAATTCGATGAAGGAAGCCTTTGAAAATGCTGATATTGTTTATCCGAAGAGCTGGGCTCCTTATGCTGCCATGGAGAAAAGGACTGCACTATATGGCGACGGCAAGTTTGACGAAATCAAAGCACTTGAAAAAGAACTTCTGATTCAGAATGCAAATCATAAGGATTGGGAATGCACAGAAGATATGATGAAACTCACAAAAGGCGGCAAAGCTTTGTATATGCATTGTCTACCTGCTGACATATCAGGGGTAAGCTGCAAGGAAGGTGAAGTTGCTGCATCGGTATTTGATAGATACCGTACACCTTTGTATAAAGAGGCCAGCTATAAGCCATATATCATAGCAGCAATGATATTCCTGAGCAAAGTTAAAAACACACCGGAAACTTTTAATCAGTTATTAAATTCGAGTGCATCAAGGTTCTTTGGAAAATAA
- a CDS encoding ABC transporter ATP-binding protein: MMAFLEMKHVTKRFKSVVANDDVSLSVEKGEVHALLGENGAGKSTLMNILYGMYDQSEGEIYFHGEKVHIKDTKQAIELGIGMVHQHFMLIPALTVIENVILGLKENNMVLDLNSAAEKFKEMAKKYNMEIDPWTRVENLSVGQQQRLEILKALYRNADLLILDEPTAVLTPQEVVGLFDMVRKLTSEGKTVIFISHKLAEIMEICDRCTVLRQGKVATTVAIKDVKNKEDLAILMVGKNVELVTRKKEATVGEEILRVENLCAVNQDKRPVLIDVSFSLLAGEILGICGVDGNGQSEMVKCITGLHKVKSGKYFIKSTDCTNETPKQVLKHKIAHIPEDRHRMGMIKSMNIEENLILMCYDQPPYSKHGILNWKWIDKHSEELCKTYNIKTPSIKEMAGNLSGGNQQKFVVGRELDRDPDLLIAVHPSRGLDIGATKYVQSRIVEERDKGTAVLLVSTELDELLELSDRILVMYGGKVMGIVDQKVATREYLGKLMAGITE; this comes from the coding sequence ATTATGGCTTTTTTGGAAATGAAGCATGTTACCAAGCGTTTTAAGTCTGTAGTTGCAAACGATGATGTTTCTCTTAGTGTTGAAAAGGGTGAGGTTCACGCTTTGCTGGGCGAAAATGGAGCTGGCAAATCTACACTTATGAATATTCTGTATGGCATGTACGACCAGTCAGAGGGCGAAATCTACTTCCATGGCGAAAAGGTACACATTAAAGACACCAAGCAAGCGATTGAACTCGGCATAGGTATGGTACACCAACATTTTATGCTTATTCCTGCACTGACAGTAATTGAAAATGTCATTCTCGGTTTAAAGGAAAATAACATGGTACTTGACCTTAATAGTGCCGCAGAAAAATTCAAGGAAATGGCCAAAAAATATAACATGGAAATCGACCCATGGACAAGGGTGGAAAACCTTTCAGTAGGACAGCAGCAGAGGCTTGAAATTCTTAAAGCTCTGTATCGAAATGCAGACTTGCTGATTCTGGATGAACCCACCGCGGTGCTAACTCCCCAGGAGGTTGTTGGTCTGTTCGATATGGTGCGCAAGCTCACCTCCGAAGGAAAAACTGTTATCTTTATAAGCCATAAGTTGGCTGAGATTATGGAAATTTGTGACCGCTGCACGGTGCTCCGTCAGGGCAAAGTGGCTACCACAGTAGCTATAAAGGATGTTAAAAACAAAGAAGACCTTGCCATACTGATGGTTGGAAAGAATGTGGAACTTGTTACCCGGAAGAAAGAGGCAACCGTAGGAGAGGAAATTCTCAGAGTGGAGAATCTCTGTGCAGTTAATCAGGATAAGCGTCCTGTTCTTATAGATGTCAGTTTCTCGCTTCTTGCAGGTGAAATTCTGGGCATATGCGGTGTAGACGGCAACGGCCAGTCCGAAATGGTAAAATGTATAACAGGTCTGCATAAGGTTAAAAGCGGCAAATACTTTATCAAATCAACTGACTGTACTAATGAAACCCCTAAACAGGTGCTAAAGCACAAGATTGCACATATTCCTGAGGATAGGCACAGGATGGGCATGATTAAGAGTATGAACATCGAAGAAAATCTCATTCTTATGTGCTATGACCAGCCGCCATATTCCAAGCATGGAATTCTCAACTGGAAATGGATTGACAAGCATTCGGAAGAACTATGCAAAACTTACAATATAAAGACTCCGAGCATCAAAGAGATGGCGGGAAACCTGTCTGGAGGCAACCAGCAAAAGTTCGTAGTTGGCAGAGAGCTTGACCGAGACCCCGACCTGCTGATTGCAGTTCACCCATCCAGAGGTCTGGATATAGGAGCCACCAAGTATGTCCAATCACGTATTGTAGAAGAAAGGGACAAGGGTACAGCAGTTCTGTTGGTTTCCACTGAACTGGACGAATTACTGGAGCTTTCTGACAGAATTTTGGTTATGTATGGAGGAAAGGTTATGGGAATCGTTGACCAGAAGGTCGCTACCAGAGAATATCTGGGCAAGCTGATGGCCGGGATTACTGAATAA
- a CDS encoding ABC transporter permease — MIDGITSFLASDIRTATPIMIAALGLVFSERAGIVNIGTEGLMLIGALMGVIGSLTTGSVLVGAIVAIAVTMFFSLIFGFFTITVRADQTVVGTAINIFASGLTITLNRVVFGVSTSVPKIDVFDRVAIPVLSKIPVIGEAFFNQSIPVYLAFLAVPAAWFVLQKTNIGLKLRAVGEHPKACDTVGINVLKTRYQAVLFSGFMAGLAGAFVSMGQLSFFTEGMIAGRGFMALAAVVFGNYTPVGVMFAALIFGAGEAMQYRLQAANTGIPYQFLVMLPYLITVVAICMMSRRSNKPAASAVPYSKE; from the coding sequence ATGATAGATGGTATTACCAGCTTTTTAGCTTCTGATATCCGTACTGCTACACCTATTATGATAGCAGCTCTAGGTCTTGTATTCAGCGAACGTGCAGGTATTGTCAACATAGGAACAGAGGGTCTCATGCTGATTGGTGCCCTGATGGGCGTTATAGGCTCCCTTACAACCGGTTCAGTATTGGTGGGTGCCATTGTAGCAATTGCTGTGACCATGTTTTTTTCTCTGATATTTGGCTTCTTTACCATCACTGTCCGTGCAGACCAGACGGTTGTGGGTACTGCAATCAATATCTTTGCAAGTGGTCTTACCATAACCCTTAACCGTGTGGTATTTGGGGTTAGTACAAGCGTACCTAAAATCGATGTATTTGACAGGGTTGCTATTCCTGTACTTTCTAAAATCCCTGTTATAGGCGAAGCCTTCTTCAATCAGTCAATCCCTGTATACCTTGCCTTCCTCGCAGTACCTGCTGCATGGTTTGTGCTTCAGAAGACGAACATTGGCCTGAAGCTGCGTGCGGTTGGAGAACATCCAAAGGCCTGTGATACTGTTGGTATTAATGTACTAAAAACACGTTATCAGGCTGTTTTATTCAGTGGATTTATGGCAGGTTTGGCTGGGGCCTTTGTTTCAATGGGCCAGCTTAGCTTTTTTACTGAAGGAATGATTGCTGGACGTGGCTTTATGGCTTTGGCAGCAGTTGTATTCGGGAACTACACTCCAGTGGGAGTAATGTTTGCAGCTTTGATATTTGGAGCAGGTGAAGCCATGCAATATCGCTTGCAAGCGGCTAACACCGGAATACCCTATCAGTTCCTGGTTATGCTTCCCTACCTCATTACCGTAGTGGCGATTTGTATGATGTCCCGCAGAAGCAACAAGCCGGCAGCCAGTGCGGTACCATATTCTAAAGAATAG
- a CDS encoding ABC transporter permease gives MAANSIQKKAESLFKSSYYPLISILMALLGGGIIISALGFSPIDAYRALIKGSFGNANAIGETLVKASPLIFTGLSYAIAKRCGIINLGAEGQLYAGALTGTLVGTALTGLPMAIHLPLAIAAGFLGGAIFGMLVGVLKTRFGASELITTIMLNYIAVSFISFCVTGPMKDTAAGSFPQSKQILASARFPHLMEGSRLHAGIFVVILALLFYYFFMWRTTRGYQMRVIGLNSTAGHYAGMNLKTNSILSMFLAGGMAGIGGSMEIMAVQFRLLQDFSSNYGFDGIAVALLGNNSPIGIALSGILFGALRSGSGKMQMLAQVPSAVIYMIQGFIILFVIGREMFNLSKLIKNKKQILNPCNDETVKEAESK, from the coding sequence ATGGCGGCAAATAGTATACAAAAAAAAGCAGAGTCACTCTTTAAAAGCAGTTACTATCCACTAATCTCTATCTTAATGGCACTGCTAGGCGGTGGAATTATTATCTCAGCACTGGGCTTCAGCCCAATTGATGCTTATCGGGCATTGATAAAAGGTTCCTTCGGCAATGCCAATGCTATCGGTGAAACACTAGTCAAGGCCAGCCCTCTAATATTTACAGGCCTCAGCTATGCTATTGCAAAACGCTGCGGAATTATAAACCTTGGGGCTGAGGGTCAACTCTATGCAGGCGCACTTACCGGCACACTGGTTGGAACTGCACTTACAGGCCTTCCCATGGCCATTCATCTTCCTCTTGCCATAGCTGCAGGTTTTCTGGGAGGTGCAATCTTCGGCATGCTTGTAGGCGTACTGAAAACGCGATTTGGTGCCAGTGAATTGATTACTACAATTATGCTTAACTACATTGCAGTCAGCTTCATCAGCTTCTGTGTAACAGGACCTATGAAGGACACAGCAGCAGGTTCTTTCCCACAATCCAAACAAATTCTTGCAAGTGCAAGATTCCCCCACCTAATGGAGGGAAGCCGCCTTCACGCAGGAATCTTTGTAGTAATACTTGCACTCCTTTTTTATTATTTCTTTATGTGGCGTACAACCAGGGGATATCAGATGAGAGTTATTGGACTGAATTCCACTGCCGGACATTACGCAGGTATGAACCTGAAAACCAACAGTATTTTATCAATGTTCCTGGCAGGAGGTATGGCAGGTATTGGTGGCTCCATGGAAATCATGGCTGTTCAATTCCGTCTGCTTCAGGACTTCTCCAGCAATTACGGCTTTGACGGAATTGCTGTGGCCTTACTTGGTAATAACAGCCCCATTGGTATTGCACTCTCAGGTATCCTTTTTGGAGCCCTGCGCAGCGGTTCCGGAAAAATGCAGATGCTGGCACAGGTTCCAAGTGCGGTTATATACATGATTCAGGGCTTTATCATTCTATTTGTAATAGGACGAGAAATGTTCAACCTTTCTAAACTGATTAAAAATAAAAAGCAGATACTCAACCCATGCAATGACGAAACTGTAAAGGAGGCTGAATCAAAATGA
- a CDS encoding BMP family protein, which translates to MKEGLKKVSLLVLALIMVMTLIVGCSPKEPVSSDNTSKEPTTQETKKMKVAVILSGPISDMSWNATAYNGLKKIEALGAEISYQENVPVSSLADSINTYGSEGFDVVFLSTNSYEDIGAQYAPQYPKTQFILINGKTSHGDNLVALKIADEQQGFLMGAAAALISKTKSVGFVGGSEIPPIINGRKGFEQGAKYIDANVKVNATLIGNMDNVNQAKETAKAIIESGADVVSPMCNAASLGVLQAAEESTSAKTVGSSVGQEKNAPKSMAINIGKDTSIAYETAYKNFVAGKLGKEVVKMGAAEGVVFLTDWFEAGKDVPNDAREKLKAIYSDLAAGKITIDLK; encoded by the coding sequence ATGAAAGAAGGATTAAAGAAAGTTTCCTTACTAGTATTAGCTCTAATAATGGTAATGACTCTCATTGTAGGATGTAGCCCTAAAGAACCTGTTTCAAGTGATAACACTTCTAAAGAACCTACTACCCAAGAAACCAAGAAAATGAAGGTTGCTGTAATTCTTTCAGGTCCTATCAGCGACATGTCCTGGAATGCAACAGCATACAACGGACTTAAAAAAATCGAAGCACTTGGCGCTGAGATCTCCTATCAAGAAAATGTTCCTGTTTCCTCTCTTGCAGACAGTATCAATACATACGGCTCAGAAGGCTTTGATGTGGTATTCCTGAGCACTAACAGTTACGAAGATATTGGAGCACAGTATGCTCCACAGTATCCTAAAACACAGTTTATCCTAATTAACGGAAAAACATCTCATGGGGATAACCTGGTAGCACTGAAGATTGCAGATGAACAGCAAGGCTTTTTAATGGGTGCTGCTGCAGCACTTATAAGTAAAACCAAGAGTGTTGGCTTTGTTGGAGGTTCAGAAATACCACCAATTATCAACGGAAGGAAAGGCTTTGAGCAGGGCGCAAAATACATTGATGCAAATGTTAAGGTAAACGCTACTCTAATCGGTAACATGGACAATGTAAACCAGGCAAAGGAAACTGCAAAAGCAATAATAGAATCAGGTGCTGACGTTGTTTCTCCTATGTGTAATGCGGCCAGCCTTGGAGTATTACAGGCTGCTGAAGAAAGCACTTCAGCCAAGACTGTTGGTTCCAGTGTAGGCCAGGAGAAAAATGCTCCGAAGTCAATGGCTATCAATATTGGCAAAGATACCTCGATTGCTTATGAAACTGCATACAAGAATTTTGTAGCAGGTAAACTTGGCAAGGAAGTTGTAAAAATGGGAGCAGCTGAAGGTGTTGTATTCCTGACAGACTGGTTCGAAGCAGGTAAGGATGTTCCAAATGATGCACGTGAAAAGCTTAAGGCTATATATAGTGATTTAGCCGCAGGTAAAATCACAATCGATCTTAAGTAA